The following are from one region of the Alicyclobacillus fastidiosus genome:
- a CDS encoding xanthine dehydrogenase family protein molybdopterin-binding subunit produces the protein MSRLLTKPRFTGARVTRMEDDRLLKGQGRYLDDITVPGMLEIAFVRSNRSAAKLVEVDVEAARNLPGVIAVLTAEDCPYVLHDEKYQVDQSVLAKDEVRFVGEPIVAIVAENRYIAEDATELVRVQYDALPPVLTAKDALGDTRRVHSQRPNVFEHWEQVTDGFEDAFNAAPHRAQATFVTHRQTGVPMETRGCAAMVDPASGRLTVYVSHQSVHQFRTDLIKVMNLDEHQVRVVVPEVGGAFGIKAMFYTEYIVVTHAAKTLGRPVKWIGDRTESLLADCHARDNIHEVEVAFDDDGVICAVRDNVIGDTGAYPILGFPGAVGEAGWATGHLTGPYKIPHVSITVDCVFSNKTPVGAYRGVGGPVGAQVQEGYIDLVARKLGKDPIEVRRVNLIQKDQFPFVSATGNTYDPGSYAESMEEALRLIGYDTFRDEQVEARKQGRYLGIGVCVFVEPSAGVSSEAGSIPYEAVTLRLEPSGKITASTGLGPSGQGHETTLAQLIADELSVDVGDIVVLHGDTDSAPFGGGTGGSRSATIGGGAALKAAREMRGKLAKIAAHLLEASEEDIEFQDGQAHVAGVPSRGHSIAQLARIAYTDVSKLPDDMQPGLEVVSRYRPPMSVTYSNGTHAVKVEVDVQTGLVKILDYVAVNDCGVLINPMIVEGQIHGGVAQGIGSTFLEELRYDDAGQLTTTSLAEYLLPAMTDVPRMRIEHLVTPSGNDGGFKGMGEGSLIAGPPSLCSAVSNALEPFGVFVTEIPILPQHIIAWTKDKVAVEA, from the coding sequence ATGTCGCGCTTACTGACCAAACCGCGCTTCACAGGGGCGCGCGTCACGCGGATGGAGGACGACCGCCTGCTCAAGGGTCAAGGGAGATACCTTGATGACATCACCGTGCCTGGCATGCTCGAGATCGCGTTTGTGAGGTCGAACCGCTCTGCGGCGAAGCTCGTCGAGGTTGACGTGGAGGCCGCCCGAAATCTTCCAGGTGTGATCGCGGTGTTGACTGCCGAGGACTGCCCCTACGTCTTGCACGATGAAAAATATCAAGTGGACCAATCGGTTTTGGCGAAAGACGAGGTTCGCTTTGTCGGCGAGCCGATCGTCGCGATTGTGGCAGAAAACCGGTATATCGCGGAGGACGCCACGGAGTTGGTACGCGTCCAGTACGACGCGCTGCCTCCTGTGCTTACGGCCAAGGATGCCTTAGGGGACACCCGCCGCGTGCACAGCCAGCGCCCGAACGTGTTTGAGCACTGGGAACAGGTGACCGACGGGTTTGAAGACGCGTTCAACGCTGCCCCCCACCGTGCGCAGGCGACCTTTGTGACACACCGCCAAACCGGCGTTCCAATGGAGACGCGCGGCTGTGCCGCCATGGTCGATCCCGCCTCAGGGCGCCTTACGGTCTACGTCTCGCATCAGTCGGTGCATCAGTTCCGCACCGACCTCATCAAGGTGATGAACCTCGACGAGCATCAGGTGCGCGTGGTCGTTCCGGAGGTTGGTGGTGCGTTTGGCATCAAAGCCATGTTTTACACGGAATACATCGTCGTGACGCACGCCGCAAAGACCTTAGGGCGCCCTGTGAAGTGGATCGGCGACCGCACGGAGAGCCTGCTCGCCGACTGCCACGCACGCGACAACATCCACGAAGTGGAAGTCGCATTCGATGACGACGGCGTGATTTGCGCAGTGCGCGACAACGTCATCGGCGACACGGGCGCTTATCCCATTCTCGGCTTTCCGGGCGCCGTCGGCGAAGCGGGATGGGCGACCGGACACTTGACGGGGCCGTACAAAATCCCGCACGTCTCGATCACGGTCGATTGCGTCTTTTCAAACAAGACTCCAGTTGGCGCCTACCGCGGTGTCGGCGGGCCAGTCGGAGCGCAAGTGCAGGAGGGGTATATCGATCTGGTCGCCCGCAAGCTGGGGAAAGACCCGATTGAGGTTCGCCGGGTTAACCTGATTCAGAAGGATCAGTTCCCGTTTGTCTCGGCTACCGGCAACACGTACGATCCCGGTTCCTACGCGGAGTCGATGGAGGAGGCCCTTCGGCTCATCGGCTACGACACGTTCCGCGACGAGCAGGTAGAAGCTAGAAAGCAGGGAAGGTACCTCGGTATCGGCGTCTGTGTATTTGTGGAACCGTCGGCGGGGGTGTCCTCCGAGGCGGGATCGATTCCGTATGAAGCGGTCACGCTGCGCCTGGAGCCGAGTGGGAAAATCACGGCATCCACGGGCCTCGGTCCGTCGGGGCAGGGGCACGAGACGACGCTCGCACAACTCATCGCCGACGAACTGAGTGTGGACGTCGGGGACATCGTAGTCTTGCACGGCGATACGGACAGTGCGCCGTTTGGCGGCGGTACAGGAGGTAGCCGATCGGCGACCATCGGCGGCGGCGCGGCTTTGAAAGCGGCGCGAGAGATGCGGGGCAAACTGGCAAAAATCGCGGCGCATTTGCTCGAAGCCTCAGAGGAGGACATCGAGTTCCAGGACGGCCAAGCGCATGTGGCCGGAGTGCCGTCGCGCGGCCATTCGATCGCACAGCTGGCCCGCATCGCCTATACGGACGTCTCGAAGCTGCCGGACGATATGCAGCCAGGCCTCGAGGTGGTATCGCGCTATCGCCCTCCGATGTCTGTCACGTACAGCAACGGCACGCACGCGGTGAAGGTGGAAGTCGACGTCCAGACAGGCCTCGTGAAGATTCTCGACTACGTCGCGGTCAACGATTGTGGTGTCCTCATCAACCCCATGATCGTCGAGGGGCAAATCCACGGTGGTGTCGCACAGGGCATAGGCAGCACCTTCCTCGAGGAGTTGCGGTACGACGACGCTGGACAACTGACGACCACATCGCTCGCAGAGTACCTCCTGCCGGCGATGACCGACGTGCCGCGCATGCGCATTGAACACCTCGTGACCCCGTCTGGCAACGACGGAGGATTCAAGGGGATGGGTGAGGGATCGCTCATCGCCGGTCCGCCGTCACTCTGTAGTGCGGTGTCGAACGCGCTCGAACCATTCGGCGTGTTTGTGACAGAGATCCCGATTCTTCCGCAACACATCATCGCTTGGACGAAAGACAAGGTGGCGGTCGAAGCATGA
- a CDS encoding VWA domain-containing protein, which produces MPASLPPWTTRAKASRILRARRSSRTAELYQLTTGPDIRRTIREFVRKGGLYEDYVRRRKRMRPGRLVVLWDVSGSMAETIPMYLPWLHRVAASARDVGIFPFGVRLMDLTDAMRQPYAGVLSTISATSDLWEGGTELGAAIEQWTARHSLRWLRGRVTVLIISDGWDSGSPESVANALRTIRSRDARIVWMHPLLRTPGFELKTRALVAAKPYVDQWLPGGTPRDLDQMVIS; this is translated from the coding sequence TTGCCAGCGTCACTGCCGCCATGGACGACGAGGGCGAAGGCCAGTCGAATTCTGCGGGCACGGCGATCCAGCAGGACGGCAGAGCTCTATCAGCTCACTACAGGGCCTGACATTCGCCGCACCATCCGCGAGTTTGTCCGCAAGGGCGGCCTATACGAGGACTACGTTCGCCGGCGCAAACGGATGCGGCCAGGGCGATTAGTGGTGCTGTGGGACGTGTCGGGGTCGATGGCGGAGACAATTCCCATGTACCTGCCGTGGTTGCACCGTGTGGCCGCATCCGCTCGAGACGTCGGAATCTTTCCGTTTGGCGTCCGCCTGATGGACCTGACCGACGCCATGCGGCAGCCATATGCGGGCGTCTTATCGACCATTTCGGCCACCTCTGATTTGTGGGAGGGGGGCACCGAACTCGGAGCCGCGATCGAGCAGTGGACAGCCCGCCATAGCTTGAGGTGGTTGCGCGGGCGAGTTACCGTCCTCATCATCAGCGATGGATGGGACAGTGGCAGCCCCGAGTCGGTGGCAAACGCCTTGCGAACGATTCGCTCTCGCGACGCTCGGATTGTCTGGATGCACCCGCTGCTTCGCACACCAGGCTTCGAGTTGAAGACACGCGCGCTCGTGGCCGCAAAACCATACGTCGACCAGTGGCTCCCAGGTGGAACGCCACGCGACTTGGACCAAATGGTGATATCCTAA
- a CDS encoding LysR family transcriptional regulator: MDLRQLKYFVAIADTGQITAAAKRLNIAQPPLSQQLKLMEQELGVVLFERSKKSMTLTAEGVALYQRAVDLLNMFDEMVIEVKELGGGVHGTLSVGTTLYSAPYLLDRVMRLRDLHPQLTFKVWEGEPDRLQELLESRAIEVAVTNSPVRMQRVSVCRTSPDPFVYVSPGDADKAATAPIHMADLVQRPLILLGPVYGIGIYNRIVDELHRFSDSPNIVCECHDSTMLFRLVHSGFGGTIVPKSVLSLIPLHRFHVLPIEGTELVYEPTVVWKSGAHLSNAARAFLSGLDAEGQGLVEE; encoded by the coding sequence ATGGACCTGCGTCAATTGAAATACTTTGTCGCGATTGCCGACACTGGGCAAATTACGGCTGCAGCGAAACGGCTTAACATCGCACAGCCACCGCTCAGTCAGCAACTGAAGTTGATGGAGCAAGAACTCGGCGTTGTATTGTTTGAGCGAAGTAAAAAAAGTATGACATTGACGGCGGAAGGCGTGGCGCTTTATCAACGAGCCGTAGACCTTCTCAACATGTTCGACGAGATGGTCATTGAGGTGAAGGAACTTGGAGGTGGCGTACACGGTACGCTGTCGGTGGGAACCACGCTGTATTCTGCACCGTATCTCCTCGATCGCGTGATGCGCTTGCGCGATCTTCACCCGCAACTGACTTTTAAGGTGTGGGAGGGCGAGCCGGATCGTCTTCAGGAATTGTTAGAAAGCCGCGCCATTGAAGTGGCGGTGACGAACAGCCCAGTGCGCATGCAGCGGGTGTCTGTCTGCCGGACAAGCCCCGACCCGTTTGTCTACGTGAGCCCTGGAGATGCCGATAAAGCCGCCACCGCGCCCATCCATATGGCTGACTTGGTCCAGCGTCCGCTGATTCTGCTTGGCCCTGTATATGGAATCGGGATTTACAACCGAATTGTCGACGAGTTGCATCGATTCAGTGATTCCCCAAACATCGTCTGCGAATGTCACGATTCCACGATGTTGTTCCGTCTCGTGCATTCGGGCTTCGGAGGCACCATTGTTCCAAAATCGGTATTGTCGCTCATCCCCTTACACCGTTTTCACGTGCTGCCGATTGAAGGAACGGAATTGGTTTATGAACCGACGGTCGTTTGGAAATCCGGCGCGCATCTGTCGAATGCGGCGCGGGCATTTCTGTCCGGCCTGGATGCGGAGGGTCAAGGCCTTGTCGAAGAATGA
- a CDS encoding UbiX family flavin prenyltransferase: MKVIVGITGATGAIFGIRMLELLGEAGVETHLVMSPWAKSTIPFETPYSVADVLSMASHTYSYKDQAAKISSGSFQVDAMVVAPCSMKTLASIRVGLADNLLTRSADVMLKERKKLILLTRETPLNTIHLENMLSLSQMGAVIFPPMPAFYNHPDSVDDLVNHIVYRVMDQLGLAPDEAKRWEGMKTHIGTGGNNHGI, from the coding sequence GTGAAAGTCATTGTCGGTATTACAGGAGCGACTGGTGCGATATTCGGAATTCGGATGCTGGAACTGCTCGGAGAAGCAGGTGTGGAAACGCATCTCGTGATGTCACCTTGGGCCAAGTCAACCATCCCGTTTGAGACGCCATACTCCGTAGCCGATGTCCTCTCCATGGCCAGCCACACCTATTCATATAAGGATCAGGCGGCGAAGATATCGAGCGGATCGTTTCAAGTCGACGCGATGGTCGTCGCGCCGTGTAGCATGAAAACGCTGGCCTCCATTCGCGTGGGACTCGCGGACAACCTGCTTACCCGCTCGGCTGATGTCATGTTAAAGGAACGCAAGAAACTCATTTTGCTCACACGAGAAACGCCATTGAACACCATCCACCTGGAGAACATGCTGTCGCTCTCACAAATGGGCGCAGTTATCTTTCCGCCCATGCCTGCGTTTTACAACCATCCTGACTCGGTGGACGACCTGGTGAATCACATCGTGTACCGGGTGATGGATCAACTGGGATTGGCTCCGGATGAGGCCAAACGCTGGGAAGGCATGAAAACGCATATCGGTACTGGAGGTAACAACCATGGCATATAA
- a CDS encoding carbon monoxide dehydrogenase subunit G, translating into MQINGTKTVQLTQDQTYQLLTDPAVLTRAIPGVKQLTEISKHRYEADLEIGVAGIKGRYKGDIRMTDVIEGQAFRLRITGEGPMGFLEADVRISLQAQTSGTLISYAGDATVGGTVAGVGQRVLSGVAKLLIGQFFNGIVKESASVRFS; encoded by the coding sequence ATGCAAATCAATGGCACGAAGACTGTCCAATTGACACAGGACCAGACCTATCAACTACTCACAGACCCCGCAGTATTGACTCGCGCAATTCCGGGTGTCAAACAGCTTACGGAAATTTCCAAGCATCGGTACGAAGCGGATTTAGAGATTGGCGTTGCAGGTATCAAGGGCCGCTACAAAGGGGACATCAGGATGACGGACGTCATCGAGGGCCAAGCGTTTCGCCTGAGGATCACTGGTGAGGGCCCTATGGGATTCCTCGAGGCGGATGTACGGATTTCGTTGCAGGCACAAACGTCAGGTACACTCATCTCCTACGCCGGGGATGCCACCGTCGGCGGTACGGTCGCAGGAGTCGGTCAACGCGTGCTGTCTGGCGTGGCAAAACTCCTCATCGGGCAGTTCTTCAATGGCATCGTGAAAGAGTCTGCCAGCGTTCGCTTCTCATGA
- a CDS encoding PAS domain S-box protein, with translation MKRIFSWLINIWMRGPISLVSGYVLFGLLWLYFTNLIVNHMFGNTWPDTVVALRFLAFLMVTGFLSFLFLVKFNPVVRSLRIATDKALKDSEEIFESVFHYTTDAIVVFDLDMTVLKFNPTFEKMYGYTFEELGGSILPIIPKDDIASTRGYFEVVKSGAAPYQEFTGMRICKDGSTLEVMIRFSPLKDASGQIVGVSSIVKDITEIVKTQDLLVNSEKLLAVGELAAGVAHEIRNPLTSIAGFAHILPSAPLEKQPLYAQFIKGEIDRIDRIVNELLTLSKPRLMEYVSARLDSVLVEVSYLLEAQAHLNTVQLVPEFEANAPEVMCDVHQLKQVFINVMKNAIEAMPKGGCLTIGLRSIDEAVEVSFRDTGQGIAEDQLKRIGSPFFTTKETGTGLGLLACKRILDNHRGFMEIASKPGEGTTVTITIPLSRSNAVERGCTGSKTNIEQISN, from the coding sequence ATGAAGAGAATCTTTTCTTGGTTGATCAACATCTGGATGCGCGGGCCTATTTCGCTCGTCTCAGGGTATGTTCTATTCGGTCTGCTGTGGTTGTATTTCACCAATTTGATTGTGAACCACATGTTTGGAAACACCTGGCCGGATACAGTTGTTGCCTTGAGGTTTTTGGCCTTTTTAATGGTGACTGGGTTTTTATCGTTTCTTTTCCTCGTAAAATTCAATCCCGTCGTCCGCAGTTTGCGTATAGCCACGGACAAGGCCCTGAAGGATTCGGAGGAAATTTTTGAAAGTGTGTTTCACTATACCACGGATGCCATCGTGGTGTTTGACTTAGATATGACTGTCCTGAAGTTCAATCCGACATTCGAAAAGATGTATGGCTACACCTTCGAGGAATTGGGTGGGTCAATCCTCCCCATCATTCCGAAGGACGATATCGCTTCGACCCGTGGGTATTTTGAAGTGGTCAAATCGGGCGCCGCCCCGTATCAGGAATTTACAGGCATGCGAATTTGCAAGGACGGAAGCACACTTGAAGTGATGATCCGATTCTCGCCGTTAAAGGACGCCAGCGGCCAGATTGTGGGCGTCTCGAGCATCGTCAAGGACATCACAGAAATCGTCAAGACGCAGGATTTGCTGGTAAACTCCGAAAAGTTACTGGCAGTGGGGGAACTGGCCGCGGGCGTCGCGCACGAAATCAGAAACCCTCTCACATCGATCGCGGGTTTTGCTCATATCCTCCCTAGCGCACCTCTTGAAAAACAGCCTCTTTATGCGCAGTTTATCAAGGGCGAGATCGATCGGATCGACCGGATCGTCAACGAGCTCTTGACGCTGTCGAAGCCGAGACTCATGGAGTATGTATCAGCCCGGTTGGACTCGGTGTTGGTGGAGGTCAGTTACCTTCTGGAAGCGCAGGCACACTTGAATACCGTGCAGCTCGTCCCCGAGTTTGAGGCGAACGCGCCCGAAGTGATGTGCGACGTGCATCAGTTGAAGCAGGTGTTTATCAACGTGATGAAGAATGCGATCGAGGCGATGCCGAAAGGGGGGTGCTTGACGATCGGGCTACGGTCCATTGACGAGGCCGTCGAAGTGTCTTTTCGAGACACGGGGCAAGGCATAGCGGAAGACCAGTTGAAGCGCATCGGTTCACCTTTCTTCACGACGAAGGAGACGGGAACAGGACTAGGCTTGTTGGCGTGTAAGCGGATTCTCGATAACCATCGGGGCTTTATGGAGATCGCGAGCAAACCCGGTGAGGGAACGACCGTGACCATCACCATACCGCTCAGCCGGTCAAACGCGGTTGAGAGAGGATGTACTGGGTCGAAGACAAATATCGAACAAATATCAAATTAA
- a CDS encoding benzoate/H(+) symporter BenE family transporter: protein MLAQTMREFPKNVSLGSLSNGLIAWLFGVTGPLLIVLQAATQGHLTPSEVTSWIFGIYVIPGLMTLLQAFVFRQPIGYAFSIPGAVLIGATLVHHSYAQVIGAYIVAGLIILLLGISGVVERVMRVLPMPVMMGMVSGVLLPFGVGLFKAVVANPMLNGIPLVVFLLLSFAPGIAKKFPPILGAVIATGIVLVLAHEVHAQGVSFGVAAPHLYKPAWSVSTMGQLVLPLVLTVVAIQNAQGIAVLKSEDYTPPINSMTRWSGIGSIVNAFLGAHTSCIAGPMTALLAGSESGRKEAKYTAAVMLGVLSVLFGLFAPLAASIPHMIPTSTIQMLGGIAMISVLTDSLHMSFVAKFKKSALFSFMITVSGVTIAHIGAPFWGLVGGTCVSFLLEKDDYKKVQVREPSLPRGSSPGPDGGESAIETN, encoded by the coding sequence TTGCTTGCACAGACGATGCGGGAATTTCCCAAAAACGTTTCGTTAGGTAGTTTGTCGAACGGGCTAATCGCCTGGTTGTTCGGCGTCACAGGTCCGCTTCTCATCGTTCTACAAGCGGCTACACAGGGGCATCTGACCCCATCAGAAGTGACTTCTTGGATTTTTGGTATCTATGTGATTCCAGGCCTCATGACGCTGCTTCAGGCGTTCGTCTTTCGGCAACCGATTGGGTATGCGTTTTCGATTCCGGGTGCGGTGCTGATCGGTGCCACACTCGTTCACCACTCCTACGCGCAAGTGATTGGCGCCTATATCGTGGCGGGTCTCATTATCCTATTATTAGGGATTTCCGGTGTCGTAGAGCGCGTGATGCGGGTGTTGCCGATGCCGGTGATGATGGGGATGGTCTCGGGTGTACTTCTGCCGTTTGGCGTGGGCCTGTTCAAGGCCGTCGTCGCCAATCCGATGCTCAATGGCATACCGCTCGTCGTCTTCTTGTTGCTGTCGTTCGCCCCAGGTATCGCCAAGAAGTTCCCGCCGATTTTAGGCGCGGTCATTGCGACAGGTATCGTGCTCGTCTTGGCACACGAGGTGCATGCACAGGGCGTGTCGTTCGGCGTAGCAGCGCCTCACCTGTACAAGCCTGCCTGGAGCGTATCCACGATGGGCCAGTTGGTGCTGCCACTGGTGCTCACGGTGGTTGCCATTCAGAACGCACAGGGGATTGCGGTGCTGAAGAGCGAGGATTATACGCCGCCGATCAACTCGATGACCCGCTGGAGTGGAATTGGCTCTATCGTCAATGCGTTCCTTGGCGCACATACCTCTTGTATCGCAGGGCCCATGACGGCGTTGCTCGCCGGAAGCGAGTCTGGGCGAAAGGAAGCAAAGTACACGGCGGCGGTGATGCTTGGTGTGTTGTCCGTCCTGTTCGGACTGTTTGCGCCTCTCGCGGCGTCCATTCCGCATATGATCCCGACGTCGACGATTCAGATGTTAGGCGGTATCGCCATGATTTCCGTCCTGACGGACTCCTTGCACATGAGTTTCGTCGCGAAGTTTAAAAAGAGTGCGTTGTTTTCCTTCATGATCACCGTATCTGGTGTGACGATTGCCCATATCGGTGCCCCGTTCTGGGGGCTCGTAGGTGGGACTTGCGTCTCGTTCTTGCTCGAGAAGGATGACTACAAGAAGGTGCAGGTCCGTGAACCTTCGCTTCCTCGGGGCAGTTCCCCAGGGCCTGATGGTGGGGAGAGCGCGATCGAAACGAACTAG
- a CDS encoding FAD binding domain-containing protein: MKPAVFSYHKSTSVEEAVEWLEQHPEGKILAGGQSLIPLMNFRLSRPEELLDITGIPQLDTVSQTDGRLVLGGLIRHQALAEHEQVRRAAPVLAEAASHVGHWAIRNRGTLGGSLVHADPAAELPAAMVALDATFELVSRAGVREVPARDFYLGFLTTDIMQTELLTRVSIPSADGTAFGFAEVARRPGDFALAGCFVEVGQDTSGAITWFGISGGPERREITWSSDAQERAEAILEQLDTVDILDEEAYRHHVAQVVAEEAYRKAVRGIA, from the coding sequence ATGAAACCGGCAGTCTTTTCGTATCACAAGAGCACATCTGTCGAAGAGGCCGTGGAATGGCTCGAGCAACACCCTGAGGGCAAGATTCTGGCCGGCGGACAAAGTTTGATCCCGCTGATGAACTTCCGGCTCTCGCGCCCTGAGGAACTCCTCGACATCACGGGGATTCCGCAACTCGACACCGTGTCGCAAACGGATGGCCGACTCGTGCTTGGCGGACTCATCCGGCACCAAGCTCTGGCCGAGCACGAACAGGTTCGACGTGCGGCTCCGGTGCTGGCGGAGGCAGCCAGCCACGTAGGGCATTGGGCGATCAGGAACCGCGGCACGCTCGGCGGGTCGCTCGTGCACGCAGACCCTGCCGCAGAGCTCCCTGCCGCGATGGTCGCACTCGACGCGACATTCGAATTGGTCAGCCGCGCTGGTGTTCGGGAAGTGCCCGCGCGCGATTTTTACCTCGGATTCTTGACGACTGACATCATGCAAACTGAGCTGTTGACGCGCGTGTCGATTCCCAGCGCCGATGGAACCGCCTTTGGCTTCGCCGAAGTCGCTCGCCGCCCCGGTGACTTCGCCCTGGCAGGCTGTTTTGTCGAAGTCGGTCAAGACACGTCTGGCGCCATCACGTGGTTCGGCATCAGCGGCGGCCCGGAGCGCAGGGAGATCACCTGGTCGTCGGACGCACAGGAGCGTGCCGAAGCGATATTGGAGCAACTTGACACCGTGGACATTCTCGACGAAGAAGCGTATCGACACCACGTCGCACAGGTCGTTGCAGAAGAGGCGTATCGCAAAGCAGTAAGGGGGATCGCGTGA
- a CDS encoding (2Fe-2S)-binding protein, which translates to MNELTTVEKVTITLRVNGEERAVSVEPRWLLSDVLRHELGLVGTHVSCEQGVCGSCTVLMDGQPTRSCLQFAIQAAGSDIVTIEGVTHGEGLTPLQRAFAEHHALQCGFCTPGMVLTAQALLDKDPNPDEESIREALSGNICRCTGYQSIVDAVMAAARTTQSRVEED; encoded by the coding sequence ATGAACGAATTGACCACGGTTGAGAAGGTCACCATCACACTTCGCGTCAACGGTGAGGAGAGAGCGGTTTCTGTCGAACCGCGCTGGCTGTTGTCAGACGTGTTGCGCCACGAGTTAGGCCTCGTGGGGACGCACGTCAGTTGTGAGCAGGGGGTATGCGGAAGTTGTACGGTCCTCATGGACGGACAGCCGACACGCAGTTGTCTGCAATTTGCCATACAGGCAGCGGGGAGTGACATCGTCACCATCGAAGGGGTGACGCACGGCGAGGGGTTGACGCCCTTGCAGCGGGCGTTCGCGGAACACCACGCGCTGCAGTGCGGATTTTGCACGCCTGGCATGGTGTTGACGGCACAGGCGTTGCTCGACAAAGACCCGAACCCGGACGAGGAGTCGATTCGCGAAGCGCTGTCCGGTAACATCTGCCGCTGCACAGGCTATCAATCTATCGTCGACGCAGTCATGGCTGCTGCGAGGACCACACAAAGTCGAGTAGAGGAGGACTGA
- a CDS encoding MoxR family ATPase encodes MERLDWPHLLKRQNYIASPGLLPMLELAVALNRPLLLEGPAGSGKTSLAAAVASALQRDFIRLQCFEGMDATHALYDWNYHKQFAALSRTSTEDVFSENYLLSRPLLQALQAERGAVLLIDEVDRADEAMEALLLEYLGEWQITIPEWKTVTAATRPITILTSNRTRPLSDALRRRCLYVHLPYPNVAQELEVVHTHVESIAHDAALRIVQAVHELRTWPLLKVPGVAETLDWCRAWCLASGAWERSWVEATLGCVVKDELDLQLVNQRLDDFLAGFT; translated from the coding sequence GTGGAGCGCCTAGATTGGCCGCATCTCCTCAAACGGCAAAATTACATCGCTTCGCCCGGACTCCTGCCGATGCTGGAGTTGGCTGTAGCGTTGAACCGTCCTCTGCTTCTCGAGGGACCAGCAGGTTCCGGAAAGACATCACTAGCGGCAGCGGTGGCAAGCGCCCTCCAGCGCGACTTTATTCGTCTGCAGTGTTTCGAGGGCATGGACGCCACGCACGCACTATACGATTGGAACTATCACAAACAGTTTGCCGCACTCTCCCGAACCTCAACCGAAGACGTTTTCTCAGAAAACTACTTACTTTCACGACCCTTACTGCAAGCATTACAAGCTGAGCGCGGTGCCGTGTTGCTCATCGACGAAGTAGATCGCGCGGACGAGGCGATGGAAGCTCTGCTGCTCGAATATCTCGGGGAATGGCAGATCACCATCCCTGAGTGGAAGACGGTGACCGCAGCGACTCGCCCAATTACAATTTTGACGTCGAACCGCACGCGTCCGCTCAGCGACGCTTTGCGGCGCCGCTGCCTCTATGTCCACCTGCCCTACCCAAACGTCGCACAGGAACTGGAAGTGGTTCACACGCACGTGGAGTCGATCGCACATGATGCTGCCCTGCGCATTGTGCAAGCCGTGCACGAGCTGCGGACGTGGCCGCTGTTGAAAGTCCCAGGCGTCGCGGAGACGCTCGACTGGTGTCGGGCGTGGTGCCTCGCAAGCGGAGCGTGGGAGCGCTCCTGGGTCGAGGCGACACTCGGGTGCGTGGTGAAGGACGAACTCGACCTTCAGTTGGTGAACCAGCGCTTGGACGATTTTTTGGCCGGGTTCACCTGA